GCCGAATCCGAACGTACAGGATCTTTCCCGCATTGCGGAGGGCGTTTCCGGGGATCACTGGTTCGGAACGGATCAGCTCGGGCGCGACTTGTTCGCCCGTGTTCTGTACGGAGGGCGGATATCCCTTTTGGTCGGCCTGGTTGCGACGGGCGTCTCCCTGGTGATCGGGGTTGCTTATGGACTGGTTTCCGGCTATGCGGGGGGGAGGTTGGATGCTTTGATGATGCGTACGGTGGATGTGTTGTTCGCGTTGCCGTTTATTGTGCTGGTGATCATTTTCTCCCTGGCCATTCAGGAGCCTTCTTCACAATTGACTGCCTGGGTGACAGAGGTCACCGGGCTGTCTTCCGAGACGGTGGCTCCGATGACCGGGCTGATTCCGCTTTTCATTGCCATAGGCGCTTTGGGATGGCTGACATTGGCTCGTATCGTCCGGACGCAGACGATGGAGTTGAAGAATCAGGAATTCGTCGAGGCGGCTCGTTCTCTGGGACTGGGACATGCGCGTATCCTCTTTTTCCACATTGCTCCGAATTTGCTGGGACCGGTGATCGTCTATACGACATTGTCCGTACCGGGCATCATGCTACTGGAGGCTGTCCTGTCCTTTCTCGGACTGGGAGTGAAGGCTCCCAACTCATCGTGGGGGACCTTGATCAAGGAAGGAGCCGATCGTATGGAGATCACGCCGGAATTGCTTTTGTTTCCTGCCTTGTTTTTTTCGCTAACGCTTCTTGCTCTGAACTTTTTGGGAGATGGGCTGCGCGATGCGCTCGATCCCAGATCATCCAAGGATTGACGAAAGCCGGGAATTGCGTAACGTTTTTGCCGCCGTCCCTCATTGTGACGATTCTGCCATGAAGATTTTGTACTCGCTTATCCTGCTTGTGATATCCAACGGGTTGATGACCCTTGCATGGTACGGGCATCTGAAGCAGAACAGTAAATTCAGCGATAAATCCTTGTTGGTCGTGCTGCTGATTAGCTGGGGTATCGCCTTTTTCGAGTATTGCTTCATGATCCCCGCCAACAGATTGGGGCATTCCGCCGGAATGTCGCTGGCCCAGTTGAAAATTGCCCAGGAAGTAATTACGATTGCTATCTTCATTCCGTTCGCCCTGTTTTACATGGGGGAAAAATGGAAGATGGACTACTTGTGGGCTTTCCTGTGCATGCTGGGTGCCGTTTTTTTCGTCAACAGGGAAAGCCTGATGTCCTGACGTTACAGGCGGGTCATATTGGCGGCTTCTCCGATGTTACCAGGGTCGGGGGCCGTTTCAGGCTCTCCCGAATTGCCGATTTCCCTCACGACTGGCGTGTAAACGGCTTGAGTCGGCGACAGGAATCTCATGGAACCTTCGGTGCGGATGCTGGTCGATGAGGCTCCGTTGTCGGCGGACAGGGACATGGTGACGTTCGTCTCCTCTCCGTTTTCCTGAGCCGTGTAAGTCCCTGTGAATACCTGGGTGGACGTGCGGGCATTGACGGTATCCTGGGAACCGAAGGTGAAATAGGTATTGCCCGATTGCCAGGTTCCCGTGATCGACGACGAGGAATTGGAGTCGCTCCCTCCGCATCCGCCCAGCAACAGGACGGCTACTGGCAGAAGAAAGGAAAGGGGACGTAATATTTTCATGGCTTGATTGTTTGAAGTTTAACGCAAAAACGTTGCCGGGCAAGATTTTCCTTTCCTCATGCACTTGTAAAGGCATCCTTGATGTATGAAGCGGCACGATTGTCGAGGTGATTGCCGGGGATAGTACCGAATCCCGGCTTGATTTTCTGAATTTGGACGGGTAGATTACAGACTTCACAATTAATTACAGCCATGTCTGAACAAGTATATTTCTTTGACACCACTTTACGCGACGGAGAACAATGTCCGGGAGCTTCCATGAATCTCCGGCAGAAACTCGAAGTGGCCCGTCAGCTAGAAAGACTGGGCGTGGATATTATCGAGGCCGGTTTCCCCTGCATTTCCGACGGCGACTTCGAAGCTGTCAGTACGATTGCTTCGGAAATTAAAAACTGCCGTATTGCCGGGTTGGCCCGTTGCGTGAAATCCGACATTGAGGCGGCAGCCAGGGCTTTGGCTCCGGCGGGCGACCGGGCCCGTATTCATGTGTTTCTGGCGACGAGCAAACTGCACCGCGATTTCAAGCTGAAGAAGGCGGCGGATGAAATCCTGAAGCTGGCCGAGGAAGGGGTCGCCTATGCCAAGAGCTTTGTGCAAGACGTTGAGTTTTCTCCTGAAGATGCCAGCCGGACTGAACTTCCTTTCCTGGCCAAGGTTGTCGAGGGAGTCATCCGTGCTGGAGCCACGACGGTGAACATTCCCGATACGGTCGGGTACACGACTCCGGACGAATTTTACAACATCATACGCTATCTGAAGGAAAACGTGCCGAACATTGACGACGCCGTCATAGCCGTCCACTGTCACAACGACCTCGGTCTGGCTACTGCCAATTCGCTGGCTGCCATCAAGGCCGGAGCCCGCCAGGTCGAAGGAACGATCAACGGTATCGGCGAACGCGCCGGCAATGTCGCTCTGGAAGAAGTGGCGATGGCGCTGATGACCCGCAAGGGCGTGTTCGGCGATTTCTCCTGCAATTTGAATACGCGTGAAATCGTCAAGACCTCGCGCATCGTCTCCCGCATGAGCGGCCTGCAGGTGCAACGTTCGAAGGCTATTGTCGGTGAAAACGCATTTGCCCATTCGTCCGGCATCCACCAGCACGGAATTCTGAACAACAGGGAAACGTATGAGATCATCGATCCCCAGGTTGTCGGCTGGGGCGCTACGGAATTGCCCTTGACCAAACATTCGGGACGCGCTGCCGTCCAGGCCAAGCTGAAGCAGCTCGGGCACGTCCTCAGCGACGAGGAAATGATGGTCGTGTTTGAACGGTTCAAGAAGCTGGGCGATTCCAAGAAGTTCGTTTACGACGACGATTTGTCCGCTATTGTGGATACCTCCCTGCATGAAAGCCTCGGTTTGTGGCAGTTGGATTTCATCCAGTTTGTCGCCGGCAGCCATGCCCGGGCGACGGCGACGATCGGCCTCGTCAAGGAAGGCCGCAAGTTTGTGGATTCCGCCATCGGCAATGGCGCCGTCGACGCTGCTTTCAGGGCGATTGAACGCATAACGAAATGCAAGGGCAAGCTGGTAGACTATTCCGTCAATGCGGCTTCCGAAGGCAAGGATGCCTTGGGCGAAGTCACGGTTCATGTCGATTTCGGCAGTGGAACGCCTCTTGTCGGCAAGGGGGCCTCAACGGACATTATCGAAGGTTCCGCCCGCGCTTTCCTCAATGCTCTGAACCGTTCTATCCAGTTGGAAACGAATCCTCCGGTGAAGAACCTGGATGGCGGCGATGCGTGCGGGATTTGATCCTGGCGGCATGTCCTTGAAATTTCAGGCCCCTCCGCCCATGTCACCCCATGGCCGGAGAGGGCTTTTTCCTTTTTCGTAACTTCAATTCATGACTTCTCCCATCATTCTTCCGAAGATGATCGTAGGCCTCGGCAATCCGGGGAAGAACTACGCGTTGACCCGCCATAATGCCGGTTTCATGATTCTTGACAGGCTGGCTGCCCGATGGGGCGTTTCCTTCCGCGACGACAAGCAGCGCAAGGGGATGCTGGCTGCCGGACCTGGCGTGATGCTGGTCAAGCCGATGACGTTCATGAACGAATCGGGCATGTGCGTAGGACCGTTAGTCCGTTTTTTTAAGATCGATCCCCGCGCCGTGTTCGTGATTTACGATGAAGTAGCTTTTCCTCTGGGGACATTCAAATTGAAGGAAGGCGGTTCCGCTGCGGGTCACAACGGCATCAAATCCCTGATCAGCCACTTGGGCACGCAGGATTTTCCGCGTTTGAGGTTTGGAATAGGCGCGCCGGCAGGGCAGGGCAACATGGTGGGGCATGTCTTGGGCACGTTCCC
This is a stretch of genomic DNA from Akkermansia sp. N21116. It encodes these proteins:
- a CDS encoding ABC transporter permease; translation: MSDRQTFSSKISEMNEQGSSLWRDAMIRLSRNRASMASLVILALIGAACFLIPLLPWLPNPNVQDLSRIAEGVSGDHWFGTDQLGRDLFARVLYGGRISLLVGLVATGVSLVIGVAYGLVSGYAGGRLDALMMRTVDVLFALPFIVLVIIFSLAIQEPSSQLTAWVTEVTGLSSETVAPMTGLIPLFIAIGALGWLTLARIVRTQTMELKNQEFVEAARSLGLGHARILFFHIAPNLLGPVIVYTTLSVPGIMLLEAVLSFLGLGVKAPNSSWGTLIKEGADRMEITPELLLFPALFFSLTLLALNFLGDGLRDALDPRSSKD
- a CDS encoding DMT family protein — its product is MRSIPDHPRIDESRELRNVFAAVPHCDDSAMKILYSLILLVISNGLMTLAWYGHLKQNSKFSDKSLLVVLLISWGIAFFEYCFMIPANRLGHSAGMSLAQLKIAQEVITIAIFIPFALFYMGEKWKMDYLWAFLCMLGAVFFVNRESLMS
- a CDS encoding 2-isopropylmalate synthase; the encoded protein is MSEQVYFFDTTLRDGEQCPGASMNLRQKLEVARQLERLGVDIIEAGFPCISDGDFEAVSTIASEIKNCRIAGLARCVKSDIEAAARALAPAGDRARIHVFLATSKLHRDFKLKKAADEILKLAEEGVAYAKSFVQDVEFSPEDASRTELPFLAKVVEGVIRAGATTVNIPDTVGYTTPDEFYNIIRYLKENVPNIDDAVIAVHCHNDLGLATANSLAAIKAGARQVEGTINGIGERAGNVALEEVAMALMTRKGVFGDFSCNLNTREIVKTSRIVSRMSGLQVQRSKAIVGENAFAHSSGIHQHGILNNRETYEIIDPQVVGWGATELPLTKHSGRAAVQAKLKQLGHVLSDEEMMVVFERFKKLGDSKKFVYDDDLSAIVDTSLHESLGLWQLDFIQFVAGSHARATATIGLVKEGRKFVDSAIGNGAVDAAFRAIERITKCKGKLVDYSVNAASEGKDALGEVTVHVDFGSGTPLVGKGASTDIIEGSARAFLNALNRSIQLETNPPVKNLDGGDACGI
- the pth gene encoding aminoacyl-tRNA hydrolase, with product MTSPIILPKMIVGLGNPGKNYALTRHNAGFMILDRLAARWGVSFRDDKQRKGMLAAGPGVMLVKPMTFMNESGMCVGPLVRFFKIDPRAVFVIYDEVAFPLGTFKLKEGGSAAGHNGIKSLISHLGTQDFPRLRFGIGAPAGQGNMVGHVLGTFPPDERDLLEATLDKAVDAALCVRENGLVAAANVYNAGPPKPPKQRRPGTDDGEGTEKQESPQSQGED